The Collibacillus ludicampi region AAATTGGTCTCCGACTTGCTCACGTTGGCGAGAACTGATTCCAACCAACTTCAAATTTTATCTGAACCCGTTCGATTGGATGAAATTTTGAATCGCGTCGCGGATCAATTTCGCGAACTTGCAAAATTAAAAAACATCACGATCGAAACCTCCATTGCGTCTCCGATTCTGATGGATGGCGATGAGCAGCGTTTGCATCAATTGTTTGTCATTCTATTAGACAATGCTTTAAAGTACACACATGAAGGATCCATCAAGATTTCTTGTCACCCTTCTTCGTCTTTCGTTTATATAACAGTGGAGGACACCGGTGTCGGCATTGCCAAGGAAGATTTGCCCCATATCTTTGATCGTTTTTATCGAGGAGATAAGACTCGTTCTCGAACCGGAGAGGGAACTGGTCTCGGTTTATCTATCGCCGAATGGATCATAAAAGCCCATCACGGGAAAGTTCGTGTCGAAAGCCAAATAGGGGTCGGGACGGTCTTTCATATCACCCTGCCCTTGAAACGAAAGCGGTAACTGTTACTGGGGTACGGTACTATCTTGAAAACTAGTGCTTGGGTGGGTGTATCGCTTTGCGCTTGGGTTCCTTCGAGGCATATGCTTTGCGCTCATGCTCCGTGGAGGTCGTCTCGCGCGGATCTTTTTCTAATGTTGCGAGACGACTTCCAAAGTCGCTTTTTCACGCAAAGCATATGCCCTCTAATAGGTTTAAAGGAAAAGGAAGCGGAACGACCTTCAACTCACCTCTGCGCCGCAAAGCGATAACACCCACCCAAAAGCCGCTCTGTTGCTTGTGGCAGTCACAAACTTCTCTTTCCGCACAAGAAACATTTCATCCTCTGATGGCGCCGCCGCGTGCGGCATGAGGGGCAATCATGAAAGTCCACACGTTCCTCCAGCAGTTTTTTTCGATGTATGTTTTGGGCGGTATTCTATTAGTCGTTCTTTCTTGTAGGGTCAACCTGCCTAGAAGGGAGTGGGTCGTCATTCAGGTCCATGGTATCGAGAACAAAAGAAAAAGAAAGAATAACAACGACCCTGATGACATAGATGATGATTTGAATCCGATTTGTTTTATCTTGTTTGGTTGACTGAATTGAGATAGAAAAGCATACGTGCTAAGATAGCACCTGTCGCCGCGATGAGCGGTGACGAGGAAGAAGAACAGAAATTACCACTTGCAAAATAGATTGCAAGATGGTATATTGAAAAAGTCGCTTTTGCGACGGTCGCTCTTTGAAAACTGAATCGTGTAGGGAGCTAGGATGTTTGATTTTGTCGGCTCTTCGGAGCGTGACATACAATCTTTCTTCGAGAGTTTGATCCTGGCTCAGGACGAACGCTGGCGGCGTGCCTAATACATGCAAGTCGCGCGGATGGAGAGGAGCTTGCTCCTCGAAGTCAGCGGCGGACGGGTGAGTAACACGTGGGCAACCTGCCTGGCAGACGGGGATAACGCTTGGAAACGAGTGCTAATACCCGATACGCTCTTCACGGGCATCCGTGAGGAGGGAAAGGCGCTTCACGGCGTCACTGCCAGATGGGCCCGCGGCGCATTAGCTAGTTGGTGAGGTAACGGCTCACCAAGGCAACGATGCGTAGCCGACCTGAGAGGGTGACCGGCCACACTGGGACTGAGACACGGCCCAGACTCCTACGGGAGGCAGCAGTAGGGAATCTTCCGCAATGGGCGCAAGCCTGACGGAGCAACGCCGCGTGAGTGATGAAGGTCTTCGGATTGTAAAACTCTGTCTTCCGGGACGAACCGATAGGTGAAGCAATGCTCCTATCCTGACGGTACCGGAGGAGGAAGCCCCGGCTAACTACGTGCCAGCAGCCGCGGTAATACGTAGGGGCAAGCGTTGTCCGGATTCACTGGGCGTAAAGCGCGCGCAGACGGCTTTCTGCGTCCGGGGTGAAAACCCGGGGCTCAACCCGGGACGGCCTTGGATACGGGAGAGCTTGAGGGTCGGAGAGGCAAGGGAATTCCACGTGTAGCGGTGAAATGCGTAGAGATGTGGAGGAACACCTGTGGCGAAGGCGCCTTGCTGGCCGATTCCTGACGTTGAGGCGCGAAAGCGTGGGGAGCAAACAGGATTAGATACCCTGGTAGTCCACGCCGTAAACGATGAGTGCTAGGTGTTCGTGGGCTCATACCCATGAGTGCC contains the following coding sequences:
- a CDS encoding sensor histidine kinase, producing MRVFLAERALVPIQRSWNKQQQFVADASHELRTPLSILLVNLERLFRHPDHTIEQESQKISVMIRETRRMNKLVSDLLTLARTDSNQLQILSEPVRLDEILNRVADQFRELAKLKNITIETSIASPILMDGDEQRLHQLFVILLDNALKYTHEGSIKISCHPSSSFVYITVEDTGVGIAKEDLPHIFDRFYRGDKTRSRTGEGTGLGLSIAEWIIKAHHGKVRVESQIGVGTVFHITLPLKRKR